The genomic region tcattttatgaaaactttattttggACTTACTTTTTCTCTAAGATTAtcattctttccctttcccctccagTATTTTTTGACCCAAGTTTGTCTTCACAGAATTGTACTCGGTTATGTGATAGAAATTGTGGGAACCTTTCTGTattggaaataaaaatctttatgCCCTCGTGCCCTTAGACTTGGGAAGTCTCAATAACGTATTACTGGGTCAGAGAGAAGCATTTACACTTTGTGAGGTGAATAAAAATGATCATTTAATCAAATACATATTCTTCAAATAATCATATGTGTTTAAAAGTATTTcctaggaaaagaaatgaaaacagtggaCTCATTATCAAGTTCCAGCTAAAGGAAAACTTGGATTTAAACCCATTCCATCCTTTATGAAAAATAGTCTTGCATAGTAGTAGTGTTCTAGGGCAAGATATTCCAAACCGATCAGTAAGTAAATAGAATGCAGTAGGTACAGTTAAACCACAGTTGCCCCTGAGGGCTGTAAGGCACACGAAACTGAAGGACCTGTGGTCcaagattttgaaataatacGTTGTATAATAGTTCTGCTTGTCAGGAAGGAGAAGCTAGGTCCACCACTCAGAATACCAGGTATATGTCCCTATAATCTTTTCACAGATACACGTCTCGTAGAGACTATTTTAAAGTTTCATGACACTAATCTTCAGCAGTTGATCGTTTATCAGTTAGTTGCATAAATGATTGTTAAATAAGTCTGTTTTctacctttcttcctttctatatTGTTTTACCTTTTAAAGCCTTCAGACCAACCTAACACAATTCTTCATATATGTTACGTGTCTTCCACCTGCATGTCAGCATGGGCTATTTTGGTTTGTTcatgaaaaaggaaggaaattttgTCTGTATTCATCGAATATGCAAGTTACCATTTGTTGTTCGCTGGAAGTTGCTGAAGCTCCACCAGTCCATATTTCAAAGAGTCTGCCCCTCTATCTTATCAAAATGCATGGCTGTGCTTagggttttttccttctgagtcTTTCAGTTCCCTTTAATGTGAGATACTGACAGATAAGTCATGTTGTTGACTTAAGCAGTTATCAGTCTGGAATAATTGCAGTTGTCATTTTCTTCTAGCTGCAGCCACAAGTCTGTTTTGACTACGTGGGCTAAGGGGGATGGATGCTGCTGTGCGTGGCCTTGGGAGTTTCtggtttttaattaaattttgatATGTCCTGGTGTTTTGGTATTTCGATCAGTGTATTGCCTAACGATGTGCCTGTGGCTGTCTTCAGGAGAACCTGCTCTCGGATCCAATAGTTTGTACGTTGCTGTATGGTCAGCAGGGATTTCTTGGAGAGTTGCAGCAGAACCCTGCTTGGGCTGAGATGCTCCACACCATCAAGGTGGAGGATGGGCTGGACCTGCTCCTGGCCATAGCCTGAGCTGAGAGGCTGGCAGTTGCTGTTGCACTAGAGATGAAAAACGTAGAAGAAACACCTAGTGTAGATACTGGAGATGAAGTAATGGAAAGCCTTGAGGCACCAGAGAATGTTTTCAGTGCTCTTCTATGCAGGAGGTGAAGGAAACTGCCTGACTGATGGAAAAAGCATGAGAGCATAACCATGATTTCTTGGGAAAAGTCATGCTTTATTATTAATTGATTATAATAAGGACTCTGTTTTCAACATTTTCTCCCAGAGTCCCACACAGCAGACAGACACTGCTATGGACTGAACGGTTCTGGGTTACTTTTAACCTTGGGGTCATTAGTTGAACAGACAGGGTAATTTTGTCTGCAGACTGCAAGGTTATTAGAGGGACACTGCATGCTTTGCATCAGCATTAAGGTTTTCTCCTGACTGGGTTTCTGTTAATGGGCATAGCTTATTTCATATCCAACCTGTGttggggaaaatattttttcagtgttttccccACATTTGTATTACTGGAGTGGAGTAGATCCCCCACCCCCAAACCACCACAGAATGCTATGATATagatctgtgctgctgccactcAAATCATTGACTTTTTCTTGAATCTGGACTGGTGGAGCTCTTGCACAAATTACTTTTCCAACAAAATTTCCTGGCGTGTGTCAAAACTTGCTTTGTGTGTGCTCTGTTTCAGCATGAGAGTTAATAATACTGACTtcttaattcttattttaatattgtttttccATTGGAATGTATTGAATAAGCAGATACTATTTTCAATCTTTGCATCAGAAGTCTAAATCTCTAATGGGAAGCATATTTCTGGATGTATTTTTGGCATGCTAACAAAAGTAAGTGCTTCttaaactgcagtgttttttaaCTATAATACAAAGTGCAGTAGTTATGTCTTGTTAAGAAATTGGTGTGAGAATCAGTAGTTTGAAACAAAAGATTCTGAGTTCAGATATGGGTTTGTGGTTAGACTGCTAGAACTGCACATTCCCTTCATCAGGAAAAATGCAAAGTGTTGATCTGAGTAAACTTACTGTATTAGCATTGTTGATGCTGTAGAAGTATGTAGAAGGCATACCACGtattatgtattattttctgtatttttgcctACCATCAAAAATCTTCCACGTGGTGCTGTTAGGTGTACGTCAGATGATTCACCAGCAGCCTTTCTTTCATTCACTTCTAGAATGTTGTTGATGTTAGATTGAAgttcttgttttattattagttcaggttttcagcttttcagatttctgtaaGTGATATTTTTGTGTAGCGCAGACCTCAAATTCTGCAGCTGATTTTCCTAAAGATATGGTGCAGATATTGATCAATGGAATAAAGTAATTGAACAACTAGGAACGCCCTCAGCAGAATTCATGAAGAAACTACAGCCTACAGTGAGGAATTATGTAGAAAACAGGCCAAAATATCCAGGTATTAAATTTGAAGAGCTCTTCCCAGACTGGATATTTCCATCAGAATCTGACCGTGACAAGTTAAAAAgtaagacagatttttttcttcttatgaggtgttaatttaaaatgtttgcaatacatataattaaaaaaaactaaccAACAACTGATATAAAATATCTATATTGCAATGGGTGTTGACATAAGATCTCTACCTGCTGTTTTTTCCATGTATGACATTCTGATTTTTCAATATTAGTTCAGAAATGCAAAGGTTTAATTCACTTCATTCTATTTAGTTCATTTCATTCAAATGTGTTGAATGTTTGTGgctgaaatgtttcagaaagtAGTACTCATTAAAGTTAGTTATATTTTTCTGGTTCATATGGGAATGTAATTCACATCAGCTATACCTGCACCTTAGGTAAATGACCAAAAAGTTGACAAAATCTATCCTATGGACAGACATAAGGCTTTATACAAAATAAGCAACAGCAAGTTATTTTATGATACTGCATTTGTAgttcagacaaaaaaagaactgtCAGTCAAATGGCACTGCGACAACGAGTAGCCATTTACTGTGCACTTTAAAATGTGGTTTGTGAGCAGTAGTTGATGACAAACTGTGACCGATGCAGCAACACAACTGTTCAAAATTGAGATTGGTTTATGTCAGCTGCAGGGTTTATGTTTTGGATTACAGTAAAATAACATTGACATTAGAGGATTGTGACCTCCTTTTGAAAGAAATCTGCAGCAGCGTAGGAAAGCTGCCATCTCTGTGCCTGTCCTGGCAGTGCAGCCTAATGCTGCTGGGTATTGAGCAAGACGTGGAGCTTCAGTCCTACAGTGCTGATTTAAAAGTGAGAGTGCTCAGTGAGACCTATTTAACTCTGTGGGATTAGAAGTTACGTATTCACATGTCACCAACAAATGGGACATAAGCATAGAAGCTTAAGAGATCTGTTCTTGTATGCTTTGtcagatatttaaaatgtaCAGCTCCTTATGCGtatgttctttttcatttttactttctaGCCAGTCAAGCTAGAGATTTATTATCAAAGATGCTCGTAGTAGATCCAGACAAGAGAATTTCCGTAGATGAGGCCTTACGTCATCCCTATATTACGGTCTGGTATGATCCAGCTGAAGCAGAAGCTGTaagtttgcatttaaaataaattttaagacATTAGTTCAGTAATTTTAAAGAATAACTTTAGTTTGGATCCAAATGCATGCTTTGGACTCGCTTTTTGGTTAGTGAGAGATGCATGTAAGCTCTTAAGTTAATGTTTGAGGTGGAACCACCTGAAGAGCTGTCAGTGAAGCGGAATAGATACAGTTTTGAAAGTGGTTGTTGGTAGCTCCCTTTGTGGAGAGCGTTGCCTGCAGGGTGGTAATCTGCTGTATTTTGGGTAGTGGGCTGCATCTGAGGCCCTGACAGACCTTACAGAAGTTCATCTTTAGTTGATGCttttaaacagcatttcagtggGAGGTAGAACCTAAATTCTGGAGATGTAAAATGAATGTAAATCGGAGATGTAGGGAATAGATTGCCAGAGGAAGGTAACAATTGCCTAAGGAAATGATCATTTTTAGTTTTGCCTGCTATGTAATGGGTAACATGCAGACTTCTCTTTGTAGCCTCCACCTCAAATTTACGATGCACAACTGGAAGAGAGAGAACATGCAATTGAAGAATGGAAAGGTAAAAAGGGAGCATGAGCAATGACGTTCATTGTACTAACTTGTACTGTGAGCTGTGTGTTCTTGTCGTGAGTGTGCTGGGTTGTGTAACTGACTGGAACGTATTCAGAATATGCAGTACTGCTTATGgtaatgtgaaaataaattgataatggaaaaatgttctgtttggAATAAATACGTATGCGTGTATGTATGCTCTGCAGTAGTAAATCCTGTCCTCTAGAAGAGTTGAAGGTGAGCCATCCTGTGTGTACCACACCACAgagaaccaaaacaaaacaatggatCTTTGTTACGTTTAGAAGtctgtgatattttattttggtgcTGTGTCCTAAATCTAGTTCTGACCCATGTAGTGGTACTTCCAGACTGACCTATAACTATTTAATTGTACCTTTATGCGTTTGTAAATAGTACTTGAATCCCTTGTGATCTTAATTatgttttttctgtctcttcttttaTCCCTCCTACCTTATAAGAATTAATATACAAAGAAGTAATGGATtgggaagaaagaagcaagaatggTGTGGTAAAAGATCAGCCCTCAGGTTAGTCATCGTTTCAGTAGTTCTTCTATAACGTTATGCTGCATAGAGTGATCTGTTGGactaaaggaatgaaaaaagtCCTACTCGATACAGGTAGGCAAAAGTTCTGTTATTACAGACAAAGATTCTGATCAGCCTTTGGAGATCCGTGGGCAGTAATTCTTCATCGTTATGAAACGAGTTGTATGAAAACAAGTCTTAAGTCCTGGATATCCAATTCACTGAACAGTCTTCTCCCCAGAAGGCTCCCTCATCAGCTGGAATAATGGATGCCATGTTACAACAGCTGTTGTGCAGATGTATTTTatgctgaatgctttttcttgGCTTTGAATGAATGTGTACCTTTCATGCACATTCAAACATTTTtagagctttttattttaagacagCTAATAGTATGAAGTATTTTTGCCTGTAGTTGAATTCTTGatgtttgttgctgttcttttgGTTCAGTAATTGGAATGTTGTGCTGCAGGCTTTAAGTGTTAGGAAACTTAATGCTTGCATTTCTACTGTTTAATGATTTGTCTATTGTCTAAGAATTTCTCTGAGGAAAGTGATGTGCTCAGAGCCTAGAAGTGTGGTTATTTGTGCTTGCGATATTGTCTTGCCTCAGATTTTATTATGTTTGGTTTACTTAGCACAGATGCAGCAGTGAATAGCAACACCAGTCCTTCCCAGTCATCATCTATCAATGACATTTCATCCATGTCAACAGAGCAAACATTGGCTTCAGATACAGACAGCAGCCTCGATGCCTTGACAG from Gallus gallus isolate bGalGal1 chromosome 13, bGalGal1.mat.broiler.GRCg7b, whole genome shotgun sequence harbors:
- the MAPK9 gene encoding mitogen-activated protein kinase 9 isoform X7, with the translated sequence MELMDANLCQVIHMELDHERMSYLLYQMLCGIKHLHSAGIIHRDLKPSNIVVKSDCTLKILDFGLARTACTNFMMTPYVVTRYYRAPEVILGMGYKENVDIWSVGCIMGELVKGCVIFQGTDHIDQWNKVIEQLGTPSAEFMKKLQPTVRNYVENRPKYPGIKFEELFPDWIFPSESDRDKLKTSQARDLLSKMLVVDPDKRISVDEALRHPYITVWYDPAEAEAPPPQIYDAQLEEREHAIEEWKELIYKEVMDWEERSKNGVVKDQPSDAAVNSNTSPSQSSSINDISSMSTEQTLASDTDSSLDALTGPLEGCR